A genome region from Gossypium hirsutum isolate 1008001.06 chromosome A04, Gossypium_hirsutum_v2.1, whole genome shotgun sequence includes the following:
- the LOC107902270 gene encoding pentatricopeptide repeat-containing protein At1g63330 gives MGKLPSSFILRSVVNGGSHLSNTIATLMEGLSEKPMSMPVRGKRKRDHRFDNVDDALILFNKMIEKYLKPSIFVSMYRHLELLGVFHNVYSMGILINCICQLDRFDFGFSFLGKMLKLGVEPSAATFSILIIGLCKQSKISEAVCMFDEMTERGYQPDLIVYSTILKGLCKAGNTDRAVRFLRLMEDRGFEPNIVAYSTILDLLCKKGLLKEALNLFTELKVKGIRPDVVAYSCLIHGMCNLGQLEEAPRLLNEMVDNNISLNIVTYTILIGALCKKRMISKAVEIVDTMRKQGIEPNVVTYSTLVDAHCKEGRVSEAEDFVDAMIKRGIEPNVVTYNALINGHCLQNKMDKARRVFNLMIEKGCAPDIVTYSTMINGYCKGKSLDEAMELFHEISQKGPILDIVTYSTLMQGMFQLGRASAACELFRKMLASGLVPDRVTCLILLDGLCKTGHIEEAWNLFQAMQNSGLELDIVPYTVIIDGLCKAGHIKVAKELFHQLSDNGLKPDVYTYCIMINGLCKEGLPDEAYRLFGCMRDNDCSLNRCCYNVMIRGFLRNSYTSKATQLLTEMVGKGISADIFTATLFMDLIVHSNKSILL, from the coding sequence ATGGGTAAGCTTCCTTCTTCTTTTATTCTTCGCTCAGTTGTTAATGGTGGAAGCCATCTTTCTAATACCATTGCTACCCTCATGGAAGGCCTAAGTGAGAAACCCATGTCCATGCCTGTTAGAGGAAAGAGAAAAAGAGACCACCGCTTCGATAATGTTGATGATGCTTTGATTTTGTTCAATAAGATGATTGAAAAGTACCTAAAGccttcaatttttgtttctatGTATAGACATCTCGAATTATTGGGAGTTTTCCATAATGTTTATTCTATGGGCATCTTGATTAATTGCATTTGTCAATTAGATcgatttgattttgggttttcttttttggGGAAAATGCTGAAGTTAGGTGTTGAACCTAGTGCTGCAACTTTTTCCATTTTGATAATTGGGCTTTGTAAGCAAAGTAAGATTTCTGAGGCCGTTTGTATGTTCGATGAAATGACTGAACGAGGGTATCAACCTGATTTGATTGTTTACAGTACAATACTTAAGGGGTTGTGTAAGGCCGGCAATACTGATAGAGCTGTTAGGTTTCTAAGGCTGATGGAAGACAGAGGTTTTGAACCCAATATTGTAGCATATAGTACCATCCTTGACCTTCTTTGTAAGAAGGGCCTATTAAAGGAGGCTCTCAATCTCTTTACCGAATTGAAGGTTAAAGGCATTAGACCAGATGTCGTTGCTTACAGTTGCTTAATTCATGGTATGTGTAATTTGGGCCAACTGGAGGAGGCACCAAGGCTTTTGAATGAAATGGTTGATAACAATATTTCACTTAATATTGTCACATATACTATATTGATTGGTGCCCTCTGCAAAAAAAGAATGATTTCTAAAGCTGTAGAGATCGTTGACACAATGAGAAAGCAAGGCATTGAGCCTAATGTTGTCACCTATAGTACATTGGTTGATGCGCATTGCAAGGAAGGGAGGGTCTCTGAAGCTGAGGATTTTGTTGACGCAATGATAAAGCGAGGCATTGAGCCTAATGTTGTTACCTATAATGCATTAATCAACGGCCATTGCTTGCAGAACAAAATGGATAAAGCTAGAAGAGTTTTCAACTTGATGATTGAGAAGGGTTGTGCACCTGATATAGTTACTTACAGCACCATGATAAATGGATACTGCAAAGGTAAAAGTTTAGACGAAGCAATGGAACTCTTTCATGAAATATCTCAAAAGGGACCAATCCTGGATATTGTCACATACAGCACTCTCATGCAGGGTATGTTTCAATTAGGGAGAGCTTCAGCTGCATGTGAACTGTTTAGAAAGATGCTTGCTTCTGGACTAGTTCCAGATAGAGTGACCTGTCTGATTTTGCTAGATGGTTTATGCAAAACAGGTCATATTGAAGAGGCATGGAATCTTTTTCAAGCAATGCAAAACAGTGGGTTGGAACTTGATATTGTCCCATATACTGTCATAATTGATGGGTTGTGCAAAGCTGGGCATATCAAAGTTGCCAAGGAATTATTTCATCAACTCTCAGACAATGGTTTAAAACCGGATGTTTACACATATtgtataatgattaatggactgtGTAAAGAGGGATTGCCAGATGAAGCATACAGGTTGTTTGGGTGCATGAGAGATAATGACTGTTCGCTTAATAGATGCTGTTATAATGTAATGATTCGGGGGTTCCTTCGCAACAGCTATACCTCAAAGGCAACGCAGCTTCTTACGGAAATGGTTGGTAAGGGTATTTCTGCTGATATATTCACTGCCACCTTATTTATGGATCTCATCGTACACTCTAATAAATCAATCTTGCTCTGA